One genomic region from Armatimonadota bacterium encodes:
- the amrB gene encoding AmmeMemoRadiSam system protein B, which yields MTTNAVRQPAFAGMFYAATRRELLASLDACFRKAGCTQLPPAVDDDGPRRILGLVSPHAGYMYSGTAAAKGYLQLAQDGRPEVFVVVGPNHGRSFVNGIQTGGWWETPLGRSPIAGDLATAIARDLDGFTDGVAGFAGEHSLEVHLPFIQYVFGLDTPIVPIMMLDQGGPAAAEVGGVLAKHLAGRNAVIIASTDMTHFESADYAREQDQVLIYRMLELDPDGLLRDRLRLDVSMCGYGPVAAMLHAARSLGATEAEVVDYTNSGVATGSSAEVVAYLSLVVRRAA from the coding sequence ATGACAACGAACGCTGTGCGTCAGCCGGCCTTCGCGGGGATGTTCTACGCCGCGACGCGGCGAGAGCTGTTGGCGAGTCTTGACGCTTGTTTCCGCAAAGCGGGATGCACCCAGTTGCCGCCTGCTGTGGATGATGACGGTCCACGGCGCATCCTGGGCCTCGTTAGCCCGCATGCGGGTTATATGTATTCGGGTACGGCGGCGGCGAAAGGCTATCTGCAACTGGCGCAGGACGGTCGTCCAGAGGTGTTTGTGGTCGTTGGTCCGAACCACGGCAGGAGTTTCGTGAACGGTATTCAGACCGGTGGGTGGTGGGAGACGCCGCTGGGACGCTCGCCGATCGCAGGAGATCTTGCGACGGCTATCGCCAGAGACCTGGACGGGTTCACTGATGGCGTAGCCGGGTTCGCGGGGGAGCACAGTCTCGAGGTGCACCTTCCCTTCATCCAGTATGTGTTCGGCCTGGACACGCCCATTGTGCCGATCATGATGCTGGATCAGGGTGGCCCGGCGGCAGCTGAAGTCGGCGGAGTTCTGGCGAAGCATCTTGCCGGGCGGAATGCGGTAATCATCGCGAGCACTGACATGACCCATTTCGAGAGTGCAGACTATGCTCGGGAGCAAGACCAGGTGCTGATCTACCGCATGCTGGAACTGGACCCGGACGGCCTGCTTCGAGACCGCCTGCGGCTGGATGTATCCATGTGCGGATATGGCCCGGTTGCGGCCATGCTCCATGCCGCGAGGTCTCTCGGAGCGACCGAAGCCGAGGTGGTGGACTACACCAACTCAGGCGTGGCAACAGGGTCCAGCGCGGAGGTCGTGGCTTACCTGTCCCTTGTGGTGCGCAGAGCCGCATAG
- a CDS encoding site-specific DNA-methyltransferase, protein MPELDSGSVHLIVTSPPYWQLKNYGSPGQIGFDDTYEEYIAKLNEVWAECDRVLHPGCRICINIGDQFARAAHYGRYKIIPIRTEVIRFCESIGLDYMGAVIWQKLTTCNTTGGASIMGSYPYPRNGAIMIDYEFILVFKKQGKAPPVSREVKEAARMTHEQWVEYFTGHWRVHGERQDAHLAAFPEEIPRRLIRMYCFPGETVLDPFLGSGTTVKVAAEEGRIGLGYEINCEYEPVIREKLGAHVGRIEFSRRVGEALPAPVAVQEPPKPSLVRLQGADRIDFGSRIDGRSRSGKTILQAARRLAGEPGWLSLTERERMANIVDAVAAQTGTDRRLVSAGVRNALRTLKGFAELVRGAAETGPLQPARRPAAHEQE, encoded by the coding sequence ATGCCTGAATTGGACTCCGGGTCTGTGCACCTCATAGTGACTTCGCCCCCCTACTGGCAACTCAAGAATTACGGTTCGCCCGGACAGATCGGCTTCGACGACACGTACGAGGAGTACATCGCGAAGCTCAATGAGGTGTGGGCGGAGTGCGACCGAGTCCTGCACCCCGGCTGCCGGATATGCATCAACATCGGCGACCAGTTCGCCCGGGCCGCCCATTATGGCCGGTACAAGATCATACCCATCCGGACCGAGGTCATCCGTTTCTGTGAGAGCATCGGCCTGGACTACATGGGAGCTGTGATCTGGCAGAAACTCACAACCTGCAATACCACCGGCGGGGCGTCGATCATGGGCTCGTACCCTTATCCACGCAATGGGGCAATCATGATCGACTACGAGTTCATCCTGGTGTTCAAGAAGCAGGGGAAGGCCCCACCCGTCTCGCGCGAGGTCAAGGAGGCGGCTCGAATGACGCACGAGCAGTGGGTGGAGTATTTCACGGGGCACTGGCGCGTTCACGGCGAAAGGCAGGATGCGCACCTCGCTGCGTTCCCCGAGGAGATCCCGCGCCGCCTGATCCGCATGTACTGCTTCCCCGGGGAGACCGTCCTGGACCCTTTCCTGGGCAGTGGGACCACGGTGAAAGTGGCCGCCGAAGAGGGTAGAATCGGACTAGGCTACGAGATTAACTGCGAGTATGAGCCGGTCATTCGGGAGAAGCTCGGGGCGCATGTTGGGAGGATTGAGTTCAGTCGCCGCGTAGGAGAAGCGCTTCCCGCACCAGTCGCGGTGCAGGAACCACCCAAGCCAAGCCTGGTGCGCCTTCAGGGTGCGGATAGGATAGACTTCGGCAGCCGGATAGACGGGCGTTCGAGGTCGGGCAAGACCATCCTGCAGGCGGCGCGGAGACTGGCCGGAGAGCCGGGCTGGCTCTCCTTGACAGAGCGCGAAAGGATGGCCAATATTGTTGACGCGGTAGCCGCACAGACCGGAACCGATCGCCGTCTGGTGTCCGCCGGAGTGCGCAATGCCCTGCGGACGCTGAAAGGCTTCGCGGAACTTGTGCGCGGAGCGGCGGAAACAGGTCCTCTGCAACCGGCGCGGCGACCGGCGGCACATGAGCAGGAGTGA